DNA from Drosophila suzukii chromosome 2R, CBGP_Dsuzu_IsoJpt1.0, whole genome shotgun sequence:
GGCACACAATAGTTGAGTTCAATCCGTGCTCTTTCGGCTAGCTTAACCGCCAAACCCATGCCAAAGGCACTACGCATGTTTTCTGCAAAGGAAAGTGATAGTTAATATCAAATGATATAGTGGGTTAGGCATTAACAAACCTGTGCTAAAGTTATTACAGTTGCCAATGTTGTAGAAGAAATGCATTCTAAAGTGACTAGCCAGGTTCTTGAAAACCCCAGCGAAGGGCAGCGGTGCCCAAAGGTGAGCGCCCGTGCACCAGAAAGTCTGTGCTCCAATGGGTGTACCATCGATCACGGGACCAGCTCCTCCAAATTTAAATCCTCTCAGGGTCAATGGACCACCGCAGTAGAACAGCGAGTTAATGGGCAGCTGGGTTGTATTTTTGGTCTCTTTAACGACGCCAACGCGACCGCAAAACTGTGCCACCAGGCCGGCAAACAGCGGCACATTTACCTCTCCGTGGGCAGTGCTGCTAGTGTAGGCGATATTGCCGCCCAATCCACAGTATTCGTTCACTGATTTCAGGTAAATACCACGCGTGGGGAACACGTTGCTATCCCGATTGTCATAGAGTACGGAGTAACGCAGCAATGAGGCCAATTTGGGTCCACAGTGGTCGCGAATGGCAAAGGGCACTGATTTGTTAAGCAATCCTAAATCTCTGATGGAGTTCTCATACTGCAGCGAGTGCGTTAACTAAAAACAAAGGGAAAACATTAAAACaacaagttttttttttaatattcatgGAACTTACATCAACTCCCACCATGGTGTGTGCTGAAAAGTCCACCAAATAGCCCAGGTTGGTGGTTTGAAATGAGCTGATGTCAAATTTATCCGTTTGCCTAAAAATGCTGAATGACAATCTGTGGAAAGAAATAACTATGAGAAACGCTTTAACTTTAGAGGGGACTCTTTCTTACTCAGGTC
Protein-coding regions in this window:
- the LOC108009719 gene encoding SAM50-like protein CG7639, with amino-acid sequence MPQSGRDGGSSKDSKYDLSKISARVDRVNVSGLLRTHNDYVMRAADGLFKANNFQDLMLEAMSTKSYLHDLGIFKDVSVHIDVSRGSDATPQGYEVTFKGNEMSRMMGSAGTEIGQNEGSLRTELTIPNILGRGESISLQGSYSSTRANDLQLKFWKPFFHTRFRENRPELSFSIFRQTDKFDISSFQTTNLGYLVDFSAHTMVGVDLTHSLQYENSIRDLGLLNKSVPFAIRDHCGPKLASLLRYSVLYDNRDSNVFPTRGIYLKSVNEYCGLGGNIAYTSSTAHGEVNVPLFAGLVAQFCGRVGVVKETKNTTQLPINSLFYCGGPLTLRGFKFGGAGPVIDGTPIGAQTFWCTGAHLWAPLPFAGVFKNLASHFRMHFFYNIGNCNNFSTENMRSAFGMGLAVKLAERARIELNYCVPVRRQTTDKVLNGFQFGIGYEFV